The DNA window ACGCGCGCGAGCCCGCGGCCCGAGTCCCCCGCTGGGGCCACATCGGCCTGTACGGCTACCGCAGGGACGTGCTGCTCCAGCTCGCGGAGCTCGCGCCCACGCCGCTCGAGGAGACGGAGAAGCTGGAGCAGCTCCGCGCGCTGGAGCACGGCATCTCCATCCGCTGCGCGCGGGTCGCCTGGCGCACGGTGGCGGTGGACATCCCGGAGGACGTCGCGAAGGTCGAGGCCGTCATGCGCCAGAAGGGCCTGTTGTAGCCCACCCCTTCGCGGTGGACGGAACCGCATCCACCGCGAAGGCCGCGCACCTCACAGCATCGGCAGGTCGTCCGTGTAGGGCCCCAGCGGGAACGCGGCGTCGATGCGCCCCAGGTCATCCGCGGACAACTCCAGCATCGACGCGGCGGCGTTGTCCTTCAGGTGGGCCACGCGGCTCGACTTCGGAATCGCGAACAACGACGGCCTGCGCACGAGGAACTGGAGCGCCACCTGGCGAGGCGTGGCGCTGTGGGCGCGAGCGATATCCGCCAGCACCTTCCCGCCCTCACTGTCGGGCCGAGGAAAGTTCCCGTTGCCGAAGGGGCTGTAGCCCACCACCGCGATGCCACGTTCCTCGCACCAGGGCAGCACCGTGTGTTCGATGGCGCGCTCTTCCAGGTGGTAGAGCACCTGGTTGCAGGCGATGCGCCCGGGCTTCGTGAGCGACAGCAGCTCCTCCAGGTCCGCCACCGAGAAGTTGCTCACACCCCACGAGCGAATCTTTCCATCCGCCACCAGCTTCTCGAAGGCGCGCACCGTCTCCTCCAGCGGATGCGAGCCGGGCCAATGCAGCAGGTAGCAGTCCAGCCAGTCGGTGCGCAGGTTCTTCAGGCTCCTCTCGCAGGCGGCGAGCGTGCCCGCGTAGGACGCGTTGGAAGGCATCACCTTCGACACGAGGAAGACCTCTTCCCTGCGGCCCGCGATGGCCTCGGACACGATGAGCTCCTCCACGCGGCCCCGGCCATACAGCTCCGCGGTGTCCACATGGGTGAGGCCCAGGTCCAACCCCGCGCGGAGTGAACGAATGGCCTCCTCGCGGTCATCGCCCTCCATCTGCCACGTCCCTTGCCCCAGGACGGGGACATGCTTCCCGGTACTACCGAAGACGTGCTGCTCCATGACCTACCTCCGTGTCCGAAAGGATGTGCCACTCCCACCCGCCCCGACAGCGCGTTGCCGTGCGAACCCGAGGACTCCGCGCTAGTCTCCGCGAGTGTCCGCCTCCCCGTCTTCTTCCAAGTCCGGCCCCCCCTCGCGCTTGACGTTGCGCCGCCTGCTCACGCTGGCGAGGCCCGAGCTTCCCACGCTTGTCGTGGGCACGCTCTTTCTGTTCATCAGCAGCGCGGCCACCCTCGCCTTTCCCCGGGCCATCGGAGACCTCGTCGATGAAGCGCTCGGCGCTCGCAGCCGTGAGCGCCTGGACACCATCGCCCTGGTGATGTTCTGCGTCTTCGTCGTGCAGGGTCTGGCCATGGCTTTGCGCGCCTATCTCTTCAGCACCGCGGGCGAGCGCGTCGTGACGCGGTTGCGCAAGCGCCTGTTCCAGAGCCTGCTGTCCCAAGAGGTCGCATTCTTCGACGAGCGTCGCACCGGAGAGCTCACCAGTCGACTGGCCTCCGACACCAGCGTCCTGCAGAACACCGTCACGACCAACATCTCCATGACGCTGCGCTACACCCTCCAGGCGCTGGGCGGCGTGGTGCTCCTCTTCTTCACGTCCCCGCGCCTCACGCTGGTGATGCTCGCCATCATCCCCGGGGTGGCCATTGGCGCGGTGGTGTATGGCCGGCGCGTTCGCGTCCTGTCGCGTCAGGTGCAGGACGCGCTCGCCGCCTCCAGCGAGGTGGCCGAAGAGGACCTCTCCGGCATCCGCACCGTGCGCTCCTTCGCCGCGGAGAGCCACGAGGTGGAGCGCTACGGCGCGGCGGTGGACCGGGCGCTCGAGCTCGCGAAGACACGCGCGCGACAGTCCGCGGTGTTCATGGGCATCGCCTCCATCGCCATGTATGGCTCCACCGCGGCCATGCTCTGGTACGGCGGCCGGCTGGTGGTGGACGGAGCGCTCAGCGTGGGCGCGCTCACCTCGTTCCTCATCTACACATCGATGGTCGCGCTCTCCTTGAGCGCCGTCGCGGAGGTGTGGGCGGACTTCATGCGCGCCAGCGGCGCCGCCGAGCGCGTCTTCGAGCTGGTGGACCGCGAGCCCGCCATCCCCTCCGGGGGACAGACGCTGGCCTCGGTGAAGGGCCACGTGGAGTTCCGCAGCGTGCGCTTCTCCTACCCCACGCGCTCGGATGTGCCCGTGCTCCAGGGCATGGACCTGGAGATGCGGCCCGGTGAAGTGGTCGCCGTCGTCGGCCCCTCTGGCGCGGGCAAGTCCACGCTCGCCTCGCTCCTGTCGCGCTTCTACGACCCGCAGGGCGGCGCGGTGCTCCTGGACGGACACCCGCTCACCTCGCTCGAGCCCGAGTGGCTGCGGCGCAACATCGGCATGGTCGCGCAGGAGCCCCAGCTCTTCTCCTGCTCCATCGCGGACAACATCCGCTATGCCCGGCCGGACGCCACGCAGGAGGAAGTGGAAGAGGCCGCGCGCGCCGCCAACGCCCACGACTTCATCCAGCGCTTCCCGGAGGGCTACGCCACGCCCGTCGGAGAGCGCGGCGTGCAGCTCTCCGGTGGACAGAAGCAGCGCGTGGCCATCGCCCGCGCCGTGTTGAAGGACCCTCGCCTGCTCATCCTCGACGAGGCCACCAGCGCCTTGGACGCGGAGAGCGAGCACCTGGTGAAGGACGCGCTGGAGCGGCTGATGAAAGGTCGCACCACGCTCATCATCGCGCACCGCTTGTCCACGGTGGCCAACGTGGACCGCGTGCTCGTGCTGGAAGGAGGCCGCATCGTCCAGAGCGGCACCCACACAAGCCTCATGGGCCAGGAGGGCCTGTACCGCAGGCTGGTGGAACGGCAGTTCGTCGCGGCCTGAAGGGCTGCCCGCCACTCAGGCCCGCACTAATGCCTCCGGAAAGTGGCGCGCAATCGCGTGGGTGATTACTTCTTCGGCCTCAAGAAAGGAGGTGATGCCTTGATCGACAGCAAGAATCAGGCGTCCACCTCCGCCAAGGCGGCCTGAAGTCAGCCCCCAAGGCGGTGGAAGACGCCCGAGGTAACGAGGGCCCGTTTCCGCATCATGCGGGAACGGGTCTTTTACTTTCCCCCGGGAATGGAGTCCTTGAGAGACTGTTCCAACCGCCCGGGGGGAGTGGCCGACCTTTTTGTACCCATCCGGGAGATTTGCCGTGTCCATCACCCCGTGCCCCAGCCCACTTCCCACCGCGTTGCGCGATGAGGAGGCCGTCCAGGCTCAGCGCAACCTCTACTGCCCCAACTACGACGCCTGCTTGCACATGGTCGTCAAGCGGGGCTGGGAGGGCTGGAGCTGCCGCAACTGTGACTTGCGCGACTTCCGTGTCGGACAACCTGACGTCCGCGAGTTCGCGGTCTCCCGCCCCGGTGGTTGGGACGGAAACTGAGGTGGCGTCAGCCGGAGCACCGAGCGGCCCCTCGTCCGGCGCAGAATAATTGACGCATCCCTGCCCTACTTGGCAGAACGGGATATGCGCTCCAAGAAAACCAAGTTCATTTTCGTGACGGGCGGAGTGGTCAGCTCCCTCGGCAAGGGCCTCGCCTCGGCCTCTATTGGCGCCCTGCTGGAGAATCGCGGCCTCGCCGTCACCCTGCTGAAGCTGGACCCGTACATCAACGTGGATCCGGGCACGATGAGCCCGTTCCAGCATGGCGAAGTGTTCGTCACCGAGGATGGTGGCGAGACGGACATGGACCTGGGCCACTACGAGCGCTTCACGAACGCTCGCATGAGCCGCCTCAACAACTTCACCTCCGGCCGCATCTACCACGCCGTCATCATGAAGGAGCGGCGCGGCGAGTACCTGGGCAAGACGGTGCAGGTGATTCCGCACGTCACCGACGAAATCAAGGCGAGCATCCGCCAGGCGGCCCAGGACGCGGACGTGGTGATTGTGGAGGTCGGCGGCACGGTGGGCGACATCGAGTCGCTGCCGTTCCTCGAGGCCATCCGTCAGATGCGCTACGACGTGGGCAGCCAGAACGCCGTCTACGTGCACCTGACGCTCCTGCCGTACATCGGCGCCGCGGGCGAGGTGAAGACCAAGCCCACGCAGCACTCGGTGATGAAGCTGCGCGAGATTGGCATCCAGCCCGACTTCCTCGTGTGCCGCACGGACCGCGAGGTGTCGCGCGAGCTCAAGGACAAGATCGCCATGTTCTGCAACGTGGACACGGGCAACGTGTTCACCTCGCCAGACGTGCGCAGCATCTACGAGCTGCCGCTGGAGCTGCACCGCCAGGGCCTGGATGATCGCCTCGCGGAGGTGCTCAACATCTGGAGCCGCGCGCCGCACCTGGAGCGCTGGGAGAACATCCTGCGCAAGGTGTACGAGCCCGCGCGTGGCCAGGTGCAGGTGGCCATCGTCGGCAAGTACGTGAATCTCACGGAGAGCTACAAGAGCCTCAACGAGGCCCTCTTGCACGGCGGCATCGCCAACGACGTGAAGGTGAACCTGCACTTCGTGGACAGCCAGGACGTGGAGGCGCAAGGGGCGGAGAAGCTGCTCGCCGGCGTGGACGCCATCCTGGTGCCCGGCGGGTTCGGCGTGCGGGGCACCGAGGGAAAAATCGCGGCGGTGCGCTACGCGCGTGAGAAGAAGATTCCCTTCTTCGGCATCTGCCTGGGCCTCCAGATGGCGGTGGTGGAGTTCAGCCGGGGCGTGCTGGGCCTGACGACGGCCAACAGCCTGGAGTTCAGCGAACACACGCCCCACCCCGTCGTGACGCTGATGGAGAGCCAGGTGTCGGTGCAGGACAAGGGCGGCACGATGCGCCTGGGCAGCTACGCCTGCGCGCTGAAGCCCGGCACGCGCGCGCACCAGCTCTACGGACAGGACCTCATCCAGGAGCGCCACCGTCACCGCTACGAAGTGAACAACGCCTACCGAGGGCGTCTGCAGGAGGCGGGGCTGGTCATCTCCGGCCACAATCCGGAGCTGAACCTGGTGGAGATGATTGAGTTGTCGGACCACCCGTACTTTGTTGGGTGCCAGTTCCACCCCGAGTTCAAGAGCAAGCCCTTCGCCCCTCACCCTCTCTTCTCCGGCTTCATCAAGGCCGCGCTGGACCAGCGCGACGCCACGGCCGGCCAGGTGCGCGCATGAGCGCCAGCAGCAGCCTTCCCATCACCCTGTGTGGCCACAAGGTCGGCCCGGGTCAGAAGCTTTTTGTCATTGCCGGCCCGGACAGCATCGAGTCCGAGGAAATGGCCCTGAAACATGCTCACTTGCTCAAGGGCATCACCAGCCGGCTGGGCGTGCCCTACGCCTTCAAGTGCTCCTACGACAAGGCCAACCGGACGAGCGGGAAGTCCTTCCGAGGCCCGGGTCTCCGGGAAGGGCTGCGCATTCTAGCGCGTATCAGGGATGAAGTGGGCGTCCCGGTCCTCACGGACGTCCATGAAACCAGCCACGTAGGCCCTGCCTCGGAAGTTGTGGATATCATCCAGATACCGGCGTTCCTGTGCCGGCAGACAGACCTGGTGGAGGCCGTGGCTCGCACGGGCAAGGGCGTGAATTTGAAGAAGGGACAATTCGTGGCCCCCAAGGACATCGTCCACTCGGCGCGCAAGGCGTTCGAGGCGGGCAACCCCAACGTGCTCGTCACGGAGCGGGGCTCGTCCTTTGGCTACAACAACCTGGTTGTCGACATGCGTGGCTTCGCGCAGATGCGCGAGGCGGGCCTGGCCGTGTGCTTTGACGCCACGCACTCCGTGCAGCTGCCCAGCGCGGGCAACGGAGAGACGGCGGGTGAGCGGAAGTTCGTCTCGCTGCTCGCGCGCTCCGCCGCGGCCGCCGGCATCGATGCCTTGTTCACCGAAGTCCACGAGGACCCTGACCGTGCCCTGTGTGACGGTCCGTGCTCCCTCAATCCACAGATGTTCGAGGACGTGGTACGAAATGTGCTGAACATCCGCCGGGTGTTGGGACACGAGCCCAGCTGATGAACACGCCAAGAGAAGGAGCCGAGCGACTCATGCCGACGGAAGCACTTTCCAAGCCGGGAAAGGAAGAGCTGACGTCCCGCGCGGCACGCGTGCGGCTGCTTGTCTTTGACGTGGACGGGGTGCTCACCGACGGCGGCCTGTATTACGGCGACGGCGGGGAGCTGATGAAGCGCTTCGATGTGAAGGATGGCCACGCCCTGGTCATGGCCCGACTGTCGGGCCTGCCCGCCGCCATCCTCACCGCCCGCACCTCAGGCATCGTGGAGGCACGCGGGCGGGAGCTGGGCCTGGCGGCTGTGTTTCAAGGCCGCAAGGACAAGGGTGTCGCACTGGACGAGCTGCTCCGGCAGTTGGATGTCCCCCCGGACGAATGTGCCTACATGGGGGATGACCACAACGACCTGGCCCCACTCTCCAAGGTGGGCTTGTCCGCGTGTCCCGCGGATGCTGTTCCCGAGGTGCGTCAGGAGGTCCACTTCGTCACCCACAGCCCAGGCGGCCGAGGCGCCGCTCGGGAGCTCGTGGAGCTGGTTCTCAAGTCCCGTGGTCGTTGGGACGAGGCCGTGGGTCTGATGAGGGGGACTGATGGACGCAGTGCGCAGAGAGGTTGAAGGAAACCCCGTATTCAAGGTAGGTGGTTGATTCCATGGGCAGCGGAATGATGCAGCAAGAGGGGAGTACGGCGATGACGGACCAGCTCTACACGACGCACGACATCAGTCGTTTGCTTCAGGTGGATCCGTCCACGGTGAGCAAGTGGATTGACCGGGGCATCCTGATGGCCTTCAGGACACCGGGCGGCCACCGCCGGGTGCGGTCCGCGGACCTGCGCACGTTCCTCATCACCCACCAGATGCCGGTTCCCGAGGAGCTGGGCAGCGGCACGGTGCGCCTGCTGGTGGTGGACGACGAGCGCGCGGTGCTGGACGCCATCAAGCGCGCGTTCAAGCCCTTCGCCGCGCAGGTGGAGCTGCAGACGACGACGAGCGGCGTGGAGGCCCTGCTGCTGGTGTCCGAGCAGAAGCCGCACGGCATGATCATCGACCTCAACATGCCGGACATCGACGGCCTCGAGGTCTGCCGCCGCATCCGTCAGCGCAAGCAGATGGAGGGCGTGCGCCTCATCACCATGACGTCCGTGCACACCGCCGACGTGGTGGAGCAGTCGAAGCAGGCCGGCGCCCTGGCGTGCCTGGCCAAGCCGCTGGATGTGCAGCAGGTGCTGGAGCTGTTCCGCGTGCCCATCTCGCTCAGCGCCAAGCGCTGATGCGCGGAGGGCTTCCGCCACCCCCTCGCGGAAGCCCTCGACAGGGGTGAAGGGAGAGGAAGCCGCGCCGTTACCGGCGGACAGCGGCCTCCCAGGAGGGGTGTGCGCGCGATTCAGCTCTGGACCTTGACCTCGATGACGCGGGGCTTGGATTCCTCACGCCGGGGCAGTGTCAGCGTCAACACGCCTTGCTCGTAGCGCGCCTCCACCTGGGTGGCGTCCACGGTCTCCGGCAGGGAGAACGAGCGCGTGAATCCACCCTGGGCGCGCTCCTGGCGTCGCACGTTGACGCCCTCGGCCAAGGGCTGCGCCTTGCGCTCCGCCTTCACGGTGAGCACGTCGCGCTCCACCGTCACCTGGATGTCCTTCGCGTCCACCCCCGGGATGTCGAGGTGCAGGGTGATGCCCGCCTCGGACTCGAGAATGTCGGCCGCCGGCGCGCGCTCGCGAGGCGCCTGACGGAAGAAGCCGGGCTGCCCCAGCTCGCGGAAGAGCGCGTCGAAGTCGCGCATCAGGGGGTTCACCACCACGGCGGAGTTGAACGGGTTGCGGCTTTGCATGGTCTTCTCCTGTTCGTGACACCCAGCACGGGTGCACGGCATGTGAATCACAGACGGTGTCCTGGTTCGCGGTCGCCGCGGGCTCCCCTACCGGGGCTCCAGCGCCGCCTCACAAGACTCAAGAGAACCATGCTCCGGGACGTGTCAAGCAACGCCCCCGCCCCGTCCGCGGCCCTCGCGTCAGGGCCGCCTGCCTGCCCTCCAGTCCGCCGAAAGAGCGCTGGGGGTGGGTGCGGCCGGGCTCAGTCGTCCTCGCGGCCCAGGGTGACGCCAACAGCCTCCTCGGCGCGGGCGACGTGGACCGTCCAGGGACGGCAGCACACCGGACAGTCCTCGATGTAGCGCTCGTCGGTGGCGCCGATGGGGTCCACGTCGACCTCCACCTGTTCGCCGCAATAGGGGCACTGCAGGACAGCGGCTTCCGCGAAGGGTTGCATGGTGGCGCCTCCTCGCCCAAGAAGCGGGCAAATGCGTCGCGGACTCAGCGTCCGCGCGTTCAGACGGTAGACTCCCGAGCCATGGCTTCTCCTTCCCGCAATCGCATTGGCGACATCCTCGTCAAGGCCCGCGTCATCGACGACCTTCAGCTGCGCAGCGCCCTGGCCACTTTTGACCAGTGGGGAGGGCGGCTGTCGCGCATCGTCGCGGACCTGGGGTTGGCCAGCGAGGACATCGTCACCGAGGCCATCTGCCAGGGCCTGGGGATGCAGCGGGTGCAGTTGGGCAACATCACGCGCGACGCGGGAGCACTGGCGCGCGTGGACATCACGATGGCGGAGCAGAAGGGCGTCTTCCCGGTGTCGCTCAAGGACAACGGCAAGACGCTGGTGCTGGCCATGGCGGACCCCACGGACCTGGCCACCCTGGACCAGGTGGCGCAGCGCAGCCGTGCGCGGGTGGTGCCCATGGTCGCGGGCGAGCGCGAAATCGAGCACGCGATTCTGCGCCACTATCGCAATCAAGAGCCCGTCATCAGCACGCGTTTCAACCCTTCGCGAAACACGTCCGCTGAAACACAGGCACCTGTCGACGAGCCGGAGGACGAGTTCAAGGTCGTCGACATGAGCGGCAAGACGGTGGTCAAGCGCATCGCCGACATCGTCCCGCCCGACTCCCCCGCCACCGCGCCCGCGCCGCGCCCCGCGGAGAAGCCCGCGCCGGCCGCGGCGGCGGGCTCGAGCGCGGCGGACATCCTGGATGAAATCCTGACCGGCGGCGCGCCCTCCTCCGAGTGGACCGAGGATGATTTGCAGCGGCTGCAGACGCTCCAACAGAACCAGGAGAAGAGCTCCAAGATTCTGCGGGCCCTGCTGGAGCTGCTGCTGGAGAAGAACCAGCTCCAGCAGCGCGAGCTGGCCGCGAGGATGCGGCTGTAGTCGCGCTCAGCTCACTTCCTGGAGCTCACGTCCGGTGAGCCCCAGGAGGTAGAGGATGGTGTCCAGGCCGCCGGCTGATATCGATGTATCAGCGGCTTCTCGAAGCCGGGGCTTGGCGCGGAAGGCAATTCCCAATCCCGCGCGCTCCAGCATCAGCAAGTCATTGGCGCCATCGCCCACCGCGATGACTTGCTCCAGCAGGATGCCTTCCTGATTCGCCAGCTGCTCGAGCAGCTCCGCCTTGCGGCGCGCGTTGACGATGGGTCCCACGGTGCGGCCGGTGAGCTTTCCATCCGCCTCCTCGAGCACGTTGGAGAAGGCATGGTCGATGCCGAGCCGGGCCTTGAGTGCCTCGGCCGCCACGGAGAAGCCGCCGCTGATGACCGCGGTGCGATAGCCCAGGCGCTTGAGCACCTTCACCAGCGTCTCCGCGCCCTCCGTCAGCGGCAGGTTCGCCGCGAGTTCACGCAGCACCGACACGTCCAGCCCCGCCAGCAGCGACACGCGCTGGCGCAAGGACTCGTCGTAGTCCATCTCACCGTGCATGGCGCGCTCGGTGATGCGAGACACCTGTTCTCCCACGCCATACGCCCGCGCGAGCTCGTCGATGACCTCGATGCGGATGAGCGTGGAGTCCATGTCCATCACCACCATCCGCTTGCTGCGGCGGAACAAGCTCTCGCGCTGCAGCGCCACGTCGAAGGTGTTGTCGCGCATGGACAGCGCCAGCAGCGAGCGCTTCAGCGCCTCCGGGTCTACCGCGGGAGGCAACGTGACATGCAGCTCCACCGAGCCCAGGTGCGTGTGCGTGAGCCGGACGATGCGCTCGACGAGAGCGCCCTGCTCGGACAGGTGCGACGTCAGCGAGTGAAGCTCGCGAGCGCCCAACGCGCGGCCCACGGCGGTGACGACATAGCGAGCCGCCACGGGACTCTCGGCGGCCTCCGGCGACTCCACCGCCTGGAAGTCGAGCGCCACGCCCAGCTCCCGAGCGGCGAAGAGCAGCTCCTTGGGGACGCCGCGTGTGTCGGGCAGGCGGACGAGCAGGCACAACGTGAGGCGGCCCTGCACCACCACCTGCTCCACGTCGAGCAGCTCCGCGCCCGCCTGCGCCAGCAGGCCGGTGAAGCGCGAGGTGATGGAAGGATGGTCCTTGCCCGTGACGGTGACGAGCAGGCAACCAGATGAAGTCGAGGTCATGGCCCGCGGACAATGCCACGCCCCTCGAGCGAACGGGGCGGGCTTCACCGGCACTCGCCCCAAGGCCTCGTCACGAAGGTCGCGGGGCGTCCAGGCAGGAGACGGGGCGGGCCTCAGCGGCCCGCGCTCGGGTTCACCTCACGACTGCGGCTGCTGTTGCTGCGGCGCATCCGACGAGAGGACGAGGTCCCCGCGCGTGAGGAACTCCTTCTCCGGGAACGCCTTGTAGAAGTCCTCGAGCATGGCATCCACGTCCGGGTAGCGCTGCTCGCGCTTGTCCTGGGTGGCCTTGTCGAAGAGCTGGTCCAGCCCGCTGGGCGCCTCGGGGTTGACCTCCGACGGCAGCGGCGAGCGGCGGCCGGGAATCTGCCCGGTGAGCATCTCGTAGAGCAGGATGCCCAGGCCGTAGATGTCCGCGGCGGGGCCCGGCTCCTTCGCGCCCCGGTTCATCAGCTCCGGAGCCATGTAGGCCATGCCGCCGGTGCCCACGAAGACCTGGGGCATGCCCTTGGTCGAATCCACCTCCACCACCCGGCCCAGACCGAAGTCGGCCAGCTTGGCGTTGCCGTACCCGTCGAAGAGGACGTTCTCCGGCTTGAGGTTGTGGTGCGTCAGCCCCGCGGCGTGAGCGGCGCGCAGGCCGTAGGCCATCTGCAGGAACGTGCGCAGCGCGAAGGGCACCGGCACCCCGCTGCCACCACCGGCCTCCAGCCGCTCCTTCAGGCTGCCGTTCATCAGCTCCAGCACGAAGTACGGGCGCGCGGCCTCCACGTTCTGGTCCACCACCTGGACGATGCCGGGGTGGCGCACCTGGGCCTGCGCGCACAGCTCCTTCTTCAGCCGCTTGAGCACCTCACCGCGCTGGAGGAAGGAGAAGTAGCCAAAGATGTCCTTGAGCTCCTTGAGGCAGATGTCCAGGCCCAGCGCCGTGAAGCGGCCCTTGAACACCGTGCCCAGCGGGCCCGTGCCGATGGGGTCGAACTTCTGGTAGCGCAGGTCCAGCTCATTGCTCTTCGGAGCGGCGGGCGCGGCGGCAACAGGAGCAGCGGTGGCGGCGGGAGGAGGCATGGAGGCAGTCGCGGACGACGGAGGGGGAGCGATGGGCTGCGACGCGGGCGCCGCGGGAGCAAGTCCAATGGACGTCTCCCGGCGCCCCTCGGGAACCGCGGGGCTGACCAGCGCCATGGGAGCGGCGACGGGCGCTGGAGCCGGTGCGGGCACCTGGGACGTGTTCGGAGGCGGCGTCAGGTCCAGCGCGGGCATCGCCGAGCGCGAGGCCCGCATCGGAGGCATGGGCGGAGGCGAGGGAGGCGGCGAGATTTGGGTCTGCGCCGTGGGAACGACCTCCGTCTCGTCCAGCAGCAGCTCCGGAGGAGGCGGCGGAACGACCATCGGCTCCTCGGTCCCCTGCGCCACGGGCGGCTCGTCCTCGGCGGAGGAGAGCTGGTCGGCGAAGAACTCCCCCACCTCGGTGGAGAAGCGGTCCGCAAGCTCCCCACCCGCCACCCGCTCGCCCTGCTCGGTGAGCTTGAGCTGGGCCTCGCGGTCCATGGCGATGTAGTGGAACTTGCGCAGGAAGAAGAAGTAGTTGTCGAACTCGAGCGAGACGGACGGTTCGAGCGAGGCCTTCACGTCGGCCAGTTTGTTCGAGCGTCCTAGTCGGCCGTTCTCCCTCAGGTTTCGGAGGATGAACAGCGCCTCGCCACTGACGGCGTCGCGGTTGATGGCGGCCTTCGGCATGGGTAGGCGACTCTACGACGCCCGCCCGCCATCACTCAACGTGGGACTGCCGGTACCCGGGCATCTTCACTTGATGCGAAGAAGCTGCTTCACCGTCTCCAGGACCTCGACAAACTTCACGGGCTTGCGCAGATAGATATCCACGCCCAGTTGCAGCGCGCGGTCCTGCGCCTCCTTGCCGCCCGCCGAGATGGCGATGACGGGGATGGCCCTCAGGGCCTCTTCCTCGCGGATGCGCTCCACCAGGGCGAAGCCGTCCATCACCGGCATGTAGAGGTCCGTCATCACCAGGCTGAAGCGACTCTCGCGCAGCATCAAGAGCGCATGGTGGCCGTCCGGAGCGAAGTGGACCTCCAGGGGGACCTTCCCGTGCAGCTCTCCCGAGGCCAGCTTCTTCAGGACGTAGCTGTACATCTCGATGATGTGCGGGTTGTCCTCGACGATGAGCACACGGTAGCCCTCGTGCTCGACGTGGGACGCGTGGCTGTTGGGTCCTGCCGCACTCAAGATGTCACCCAGTCTCCGCCTGTCCTCCGCGCGCTCGACGCGGACGCCGACACCTCCGGGCTGATCGAAGCCCGCGGGCCTCACCCAGGCCACGATGCCGGTGACTTCTACCGGATCCAGCAGTCCCGGGAAAGAAAGTGCGAGCCGCACCTCGTCTCCCAGGGTGAAGACCTGGTCGGTTTGGACGAAGAGTCCCGTATGGGACAGGTTCTCCGTGACGTCACGCGCCTGGCGCCCGTCCGCGTACTCTACCTTCAGCACGGCCGGGACCCGGGGGTGCTGACGCTTGTTCTCTGGTCCCGGGGTCATAACAAGGGGTTGAAATCGCTCGGCAATTTGCTGATGGCGGCCCAGTGTAGCGTCGAGGGTTTATGTTGACAACGCGGCCTTTGGAGCAATACGTAGCCCCCCGCCATGGCGGAGCCCCTGTTCACTCCTGAAGAGCAGAAGAAGTTCGACGCGGGTATCGCGGAGATCATCTCCCACTACCCCTCTGATCGCAAAAGCGCGGGCATGCTCCCGGCGCTGCGGCTGCTCCAGGAGATCAAGGGCTGGCTGCCGCCCGAAGGTCTCCGGCTGGTCGCGAAGCACCTGGAGGTCACTCCGGAGCGCGCCTACGAG is part of the Myxococcus landrumus genome and encodes:
- a CDS encoding aldo/keto reductase; this encodes MEQHVFGSTGKHVPVLGQGTWQMEGDDREEAIRSLRAGLDLGLTHVDTAELYGRGRVEELIVSEAIAGRREEVFLVSKVMPSNASYAGTLAACERSLKNLRTDWLDCYLLHWPGSHPLEETVRAFEKLVADGKIRSWGVSNFSVADLEELLSLTKPGRIACNQVLYHLEERAIEHTVLPWCEERGIAVVGYSPFGNGNFPRPDSEGGKVLADIARAHSATPRQVALQFLVRRPSLFAIPKSSRVAHLKDNAAASMLELSADDLGRIDAAFPLGPYTDDLPML
- a CDS encoding ABC transporter ATP-binding protein, with the translated sequence MTLRRLLTLARPELPTLVVGTLFLFISSAATLAFPRAIGDLVDEALGARSRERLDTIALVMFCVFVVQGLAMALRAYLFSTAGERVVTRLRKRLFQSLLSQEVAFFDERRTGELTSRLASDTSVLQNTVTTNISMTLRYTLQALGGVVLLFFTSPRLTLVMLAIIPGVAIGAVVYGRRVRVLSRQVQDALAASSEVAEEDLSGIRTVRSFAAESHEVERYGAAVDRALELAKTRARQSAVFMGIASIAMYGSTAAMLWYGGRLVVDGALSVGALTSFLIYTSMVALSLSAVAEVWADFMRASGAAERVFELVDREPAIPSGGQTLASVKGHVEFRSVRFSYPTRSDVPVLQGMDLEMRPGEVVAVVGPSGAGKSTLASLLSRFYDPQGGAVLLDGHPLTSLEPEWLRRNIGMVAQEPQLFSCSIADNIRYARPDATQEEVEEAARAANAHDFIQRFPEGYATPVGERGVQLSGGQKQRVAIARAVLKDPRLLILDEATSALDAESEHLVKDALERLMKGRTTLIIAHRLSTVANVDRVLVLEGGRIVQSGTHTSLMGQEGLYRRLVERQFVAA
- a CDS encoding CTP synthase, which produces MRSKKTKFIFVTGGVVSSLGKGLASASIGALLENRGLAVTLLKLDPYINVDPGTMSPFQHGEVFVTEDGGETDMDLGHYERFTNARMSRLNNFTSGRIYHAVIMKERRGEYLGKTVQVIPHVTDEIKASIRQAAQDADVVIVEVGGTVGDIESLPFLEAIRQMRYDVGSQNAVYVHLTLLPYIGAAGEVKTKPTQHSVMKLREIGIQPDFLVCRTDREVSRELKDKIAMFCNVDTGNVFTSPDVRSIYELPLELHRQGLDDRLAEVLNIWSRAPHLERWENILRKVYEPARGQVQVAIVGKYVNLTESYKSLNEALLHGGIANDVKVNLHFVDSQDVEAQGAEKLLAGVDAILVPGGFGVRGTEGKIAAVRYAREKKIPFFGICLGLQMAVVEFSRGVLGLTTANSLEFSEHTPHPVVTLMESQVSVQDKGGTMRLGSYACALKPGTRAHQLYGQDLIQERHRHRYEVNNAYRGRLQEAGLVISGHNPELNLVEMIELSDHPYFVGCQFHPEFKSKPFAPHPLFSGFIKAALDQRDATAGQVRA
- the kdsA gene encoding 3-deoxy-8-phosphooctulonate synthase, which encodes MSASSSLPITLCGHKVGPGQKLFVIAGPDSIESEEMALKHAHLLKGITSRLGVPYAFKCSYDKANRTSGKSFRGPGLREGLRILARIRDEVGVPVLTDVHETSHVGPASEVVDIIQIPAFLCRQTDLVEAVARTGKGVNLKKGQFVAPKDIVHSARKAFEAGNPNVLVTERGSSFGYNNLVVDMRGFAQMREAGLAVCFDATHSVQLPSAGNGETAGERKFVSLLARSAAAAGIDALFTEVHEDPDRALCDGPCSLNPQMFEDVVRNVLNIRRVLGHEPS
- a CDS encoding KdsC family phosphatase translates to MPTEALSKPGKEELTSRAARVRLLVFDVDGVLTDGGLYYGDGGELMKRFDVKDGHALVMARLSGLPAAILTARTSGIVEARGRELGLAAVFQGRKDKGVALDELLRQLDVPPDECAYMGDDHNDLAPLSKVGLSACPADAVPEVRQEVHFVTHSPGGRGAARELVELVLKSRGRWDEAVGLMRGTDGRSAQRG
- a CDS encoding response regulator; translation: MGSGMMQQEGSTAMTDQLYTTHDISRLLQVDPSTVSKWIDRGILMAFRTPGGHRRVRSADLRTFLITHQMPVPEELGSGTVRLLVVDDERAVLDAIKRAFKPFAAQVELQTTTSGVEALLLVSEQKPHGMIIDLNMPDIDGLEVCRRIRQRKQMEGVRLITMTSVHTADVVEQSKQAGALACLAKPLDVQQVLELFRVPISLSAKR
- a CDS encoding Hsp20/alpha crystallin family protein, which produces MQSRNPFNSAVVVNPLMRDFDALFRELGQPGFFRQAPRERAPAADILESEAGITLHLDIPGVDAKDIQVTVERDVLTVKAERKAQPLAEGVNVRRQERAQGGFTRSFSLPETVDATQVEARYEQGVLTLTLPRREESKPRVIEVKVQS
- a CDS encoding CPXCG motif-containing cysteine-rich protein — translated: MQPFAEAAVLQCPYCGEQVEVDVDPIGATDERYIEDCPVCCRPWTVHVARAEEAVGVTLGREDD